The Thioalkalivibrio sp. XN279 genome contains the following window.
CTGCCGCGCGGGGCGGCGCTGGCCCGTGGCGACCTCGTGATGGAACGGCGCGACCTGAGCACCTTGCCCGCCGGGTACCTCGCGGACGCAGAGGCGCTGGTCGGCCAGACGCTGCGTCGGCCGCTGCAGGCGCGCACCGTGCTGTTGCCCGGCATGGCCGCTGCGCCGAAGCTGGTGGCGCGAGGCGAGCGCGTGGCGCTCCAGGCGGGAGGCGGGGGCATCGCGGTCCAGGTCGAGGGCGAAGCGCTGGCCGACGGCGCCCTTGGCGAGACCGTGCGCGTGCGCAACCTGGCGACCCGGCGGGTCGTCCAGGGCACCGTGAGCGGCCCACAACGGGTGGTCGTGGGCCTGCCGGGGATAGGCAAAAATGTGAACCAGCCCTAAAGTTTCTGCCCGCAACGCCGACAACCTCCCTGCAGAAGGGCTTATTTGCGTTTCGGGGCCAGAAAATGAGTAATGAAATCAAGAGCCTGATCTCAGGCGAACCGCGTCGTAGCGGCGTGGTGGGCATGGGACCGCCAGGCAAGAACAACGCCCAGGCACAGGATGCCGGGGGTCGGCCGCCGGCCGTCGAGGAAAAAGTCACCCTCACGGAGACGGCCCGGAAGCTTTCCTCCCTCGCTGCCGAGGTGGGTCGCGACACGCCGGTGGACGAGGCCAAGGTCGCCCGGCTGCGGGCGGAGATCGAGTCGGGCGATTACCAGGTCAATGCCGAGGCCATCGCCACGGCGCTGTTGAAGTTCGAACACGA
Protein-coding sequences here:
- the flgA gene encoding flagellar basal body P-ring formation chaperone FlgA; the protein is MACLLGLPGALAVTAPTASAAPATQPLESIAAAAQARLEAEAARRWGSDPATETEVRINRLDARLRLPACATALSTVLPPGTRAIGAVAVGVRCARPAWSVFVPGRISVQKPVVVTAVSLPRGAALARGDLVMERRDLSTLPAGYLADAEALVGQTLRRPLQARTVLLPGMAAAPKLVARGERVALQAGGGGIAVQVEGEALADGALGETVRVRNLATRRVVQGTVSGPQRVVVGLPGIGKNVNQP
- the flgM gene encoding flagellar biosynthesis anti-sigma factor FlgM; amino-acid sequence: MSNEIKSLISGEPRRSGVVGMGPPGKNNAQAQDAGGRPPAVEEKVTLTETARKLSSLAAEVGRDTPVDEAKVARLRAEIESGDYQVNAEAIATALLKFEHDA